The Candidatus Dormiibacterota bacterium sequence GACCTCCGCGAACTTGACGGTGTTGTTGTGCCCGGAGAAGATCGCGTCCGACAGGTCCTTGCCGACCTTTTCTTTGTCGATGTCGAAGGCGGCGGAGAACTCGATATCCTTGATGTGGTAGCCGCCCAGGTCGACGTGCATCAGGCCCGGGACCGAGGCTCCGGGCTTCGCATCGCGGTAATACTCGATACCCTGGACCAGCGACGAGGCGCAGTTACCTACGCCGAGGATCGCGACCCGGACCTTGCGGCGCGACCCGGCATCGCGGCGAACGCCAGTGGTTTTTGGCGTTCGGCCGTTGTGCCGGCTGCCGTTCTTTGTTGTTGCCATCGCTTATTACACCTGCCTCCATTCGTGTTGCAGCGCCTTGACCCGAGGTCGAGGCGCGATCAGAGTCGTCAGTTCTCGTTGGAAGGCGTGCAGGCCTTCCCGGTTGAGTGAGTAGTGAATCGTGCGCCCCACCCGCCGCGCACGGACCAGCTGGCCGCGTCGCAACATCCGCAGGTGCCAGCTCAGGCGAGGCTGGCTGATGCCGATCGCATCGGCGAGCTCGAGAACGGTGATCTCCGGAATGCCGGCCAGGTATTGAAGGATGCGCAGGCGCGTAATGCTGGCCAGGGCCTGGTAATGGGCTCGGAATTCGCGCAGGGAGGGATTATTGAGGAGGGGAGAGGATGCCATATAAAGAATCCTTTATGGATTATAGCAGGCTCCCTGCGGGGCGGTCGGGGTGCGGGCCTAGATCAGCAAGTCCCGGGGCAGGCGCAGGCGAATTCGCACTCGTTCTTGTAGCGGCAGTCGTTGATGCCGTTCAGGCCTTTCGCGATGATTGCCTGCAGCTCGCGAATCTTCTTCTGCTGGTCGGTTTCTTCGGCATCCATCGGAATCAGTGCTGTGACGAGAACTGCGACGGGCGGTGGAACGCGACGATGCCTACAAGATGACAGTCACGCTGTCGGAAACGCCTACAGAATAGGAGTAGGTTCGGGCACGGTCAAGGAAAGAGTTGTTAAGGTGGGCGCCATGCCAGCCTCGCGGACTCGTCGAAGCACGGCACTTGTGCCTAAAGGTTTTGCCGCGATCGCCGGGCACGATCGAGCCATCTCGATCCTGCGAGCTCACCAGCGAGCCGGCCGCCTGGCCCATGCCTACTGCCTCACCGGCGAGGAAGCGATCGGCAAAACCGCCGTCGCGCGGGCGCTCGCCGAAGAGCTGCTCCTGGGCGAAGGGCAGCCGTCGCGCCTCGAGGTCCACCCGGACTTCTGGTCGGATGACCGGCCGGAGGCGATCAGCATCGACGAGATCCGGTTTCATCCGGAACGCGGGGCTCCGACCCACGAGCAATCGCTCCAGCAGTTCCTTAGCCTGAAACCATTCGTGGCGCCGCTCCGGGTGGCGCTCCTGGCAAATGCCGAACGGATGACCGAGGCCGCGCAGAACTGCCTGCTGAAAACGCTCGAAGAGCCCCCTCCCAACACCGTCCTGGTGTTGACCACGGCCTATCCGGATCATCTCCTTCCCACCTGCCTGTCGCGCTGCCAGGTGATAGCCCTTTCGCCAGTAGGAAGGCCTGCGATGGTCGGCTTCATCAAGGCGCGTCAGCCGAATGAAGCGGAGGCCGAAGCGCTCGTCGGGCTTGCGCATGGCCGCCCAGGATGGGCGGCGCGCGCGCTCACCGACCGCGATTGGGTGGTGCGGATCGACCGCTGGGCCGAGCAACTGGCGGCGCTGGCCTTTGAGGACGTCGACGGTGTGCTGACCTACGCGGCGCGGTTCGGCCAGGGCCCGCAAGCCGAGATGCGGCTGGTAGCCGCGGATGCCCTCCGCGGTTTCACCGCCTTCCTCCGCGACGCAATGTTGCTCCAGGCTGGCGTCCTGAGTTCGATGCCGGCGGAGCGGAGGTCCGCGCTCGAAGCGTGGTCGGCCCGGGTCCCCGTGGACCACGTGCGGGCATCGCTGGCGGCGGCTCAGCGTACCCAGTTGCTGATCGATCAGAATGTAAATCCTCGCCTTGCCATGGAAGTCATGCTGCTCGACCTGCGCGTCCGTCGCCCGGCATGAGCAGTGTCTTCGTCACGCTGCCCCTGCCGTCGCCTGGCATCGACATGCTCAGGGAGCGCTTCGAGGTCACGATGATGGAGGCGGAAGGGATGCCGGCCGAGACGCTGAAGCGGCACATTGCCGAAGCGGATCCGATCGGCATCGTCGGCATGGTCAATGTCCCGATCACCGATGAAATCATGGCGGCCGCGCCTCACCTCCGGGTGGTGGCGAACTACGCCGTCGGCTACAACAACGTCGATGTGGCGGCTGCCACCCGCCGCGGGGTGCTGGTCACCAACACGCCCGGCGTGCTGACCGATGCGACCGCCGACCTGGCGTTCGCCCTCATCCTGGCGGTCGCCCGCCGGGTGGTGGAGTCTGACCGGTTTCTTCGGGAAGGGAAATTCAAGGGCTGGAAGGCCGACCTCCTGCTCGGCAGCGATGTCTATGGCCAGGTGCTGGGCGTCATCGGCTTCGGTCGAATCGGGCAGGCCGTAGCGCGGCGCGGCCTGGGCTTCAACATGTCGATCCTCTATTCCGACGCGCACCGGGCCAGCCCCGAAGTGGAGTCCGAGCTGCGCGCCCAGTACGTCCCGCTCGACGAGCTGCTGCGCAAGGCCGACTTCGTGACCATTCACGCCGACTTGAACGATCAGACCCGCCACCTGATCGGCGAACGGGAGCTGAAGTTGATGGGGCCTGAGCACTACCTGATCAATGCCGCGCGCGGACCGATCGTCGACGAGAAGGCCCTGGTGCGGGCGCTCAAAGAAGGCTGGATCAAGGGAGCGGGTCTCGACGTCTACGAGCGGGAGCCGAAGACCGAGGCGGGGCTGACCGATTGCTGGAACGCCGTCTTGCTGCCCCACCTGGGGAGCGCCACGGTGACGGCCCGAGCCGCCATGGCTGAGACCGCGGCGAAGAACGTGATCGCGGCGGTCGAGGGGCAGACCCCGCCCAACCTGGTCAACCCGGAAGCGCTCGCCGTCCGCCACTAGGTGCGCATCCGGCTGCTGGCCATCGATCTTGATGGCACGCTGGTCAACGACCGGCTGGAGATGGACCCGCGGGACGTCGCCGCGGTTAAGGCGGCCACTGCCGCGGGCGTCAAGGTGGTGCTGGCGACAGGCCGCATGTTCAAGTCGTCACAGCGCTATGCGGAACCACTTGGCCTGACGGGCCCGATCATCAACTACCAGGGGGCGGTGGTCCGCGAGATCGCCAGCGGCGATATCTGGTCTCGGTGCGAGCTGACCGTGCCGATGCAACAGCGGGTGCTGGCGTTTGCCGAGCCCCGGGACTGGCACGTCAACGCCTATGTCGCCGAGCACGTCTACACGGCGCGCGCGCGGCCCGAGGCGGATCTCTACGCCCGGATCGCGATGGTGCCCTACGAGGTGGTGGGGCCCCTTTCGAAATGGGTCAAACAGGACTCGACCAAGATGGTCCTCGTCGACCTTGACCCCGCTGACGTGCCGAAACGGATAGCTGAGTTGACCGACTGGATGGGCGATATCGGGCGGGTCACACGGTCGCTCGATTGGTTCGTCGAGGTGATTAACCCGCAGGTGTCCAAGTCGCGGGCGCTGGCGATGGTGGCGGACCGGCTTGGCATTGCGCAGGCGGAGGTCTGCGCCATCGGGGATAACACGAACGATGAGGACATGGTGAGTTGGGCCGGCTTCGGCGTGGCTATGGGCCAGGCGCCCGACGCCCTGAAAGCCGTCGCCAACTACGTCACCGGGCGGATCGGGGAGGCGGGTGTCGCGCAGGTGATCGAGCGCTTCGTGATCGGGAAAGAGGAACCGCGAATGCGCGCTTAGGCCGGCGCAACCTTATATATACTGGGCTTCCGCGGCCCCGTGGTGTAGTGGTCTAACATGCCTCCCTGTCACGGAGGAGATCGGCGGTTCGAATCCGCTCGGGGTCGTAAATACCACCTGAAAGCCTCGGCGTATACCGGGTATATGTCCACGTCGACAACCTGATCATCTCGGATAGCGATCCGGGTGAACACCCGCTCGACGACCTCACGCTGGGCCTCCGGGCTCGACTCCTGAACGGCGGCCGCGAAGCCACGAACGAGTTCGAGGGCTTGGAGGGGGGACATGCCGGGGGTTGAGGTCGCATAATCCCACCGTCCCTCCTCTTCGGAAATATCCGCGAGAGACTTGTCCCGGAACGCTTTGTCGCAGAGCCCGTCCCGGTACATCTCCAGGGTGCGCTGCCTCCGCAGGGCGAGCTCGCGGCGCGCCGTCTCCGCCTGGACGTAGTCGTCATCTCCACCCGTGGCCCGACAGAGGCTGATCACGGCCTTGGCCACGCCCTCGTGGGCAGACACGGGTATGTCGAACCAGCGTAGAAGCTCAAGGACTTGGCGTTCCACGACCTCAGCGGTCACCATTCGTTGCGGACAGCGCTCGACACCGATATGGCGGCAGCGATAGCGCCGGCCCCGATTCGACGAGGTGGCACCACCCCACATGGGTCCACCGCAGTAGGCGCAGCGGACGATGCCCGCGAGCAAATAGGTGCGATGCTCCGCGGCTTTCTTCTGCCGGCCTTCTCGCAATTTCGTAAGCGTGTTCCTGCTTCGGATCGACTGCGAGACTTGTACTTGGGCGTCGGTAATGAGGGGTGGATGACTCCCCTTGATCAGCTCGCGGTCGGGTCGGCGCCAATGCCGCTTGATGTATCCCAGGTAGAGCTCATGGTTGTTGAGGATCGTGCGGATCGCTTTGTCGGTTATCTCGATGCCGTTTTTCCCGCGATAGCCGGCAACATTGAGGTGACGTGCCAGCGACACGTCCGAATATTGGCCGGTGCCGTACAGGTCGAAGATCAAACGAACTAGCTTGATCTCGCGTACGTCAGCGGCAGGCCTGAGGACGCCATGGTCGCGGTCGTAACCGAGTGGGATCGTGCCGCAATGTTCACCGCGATTCTGTTTGACCGCAATGGTTTGCGTCGCTCGCTCGGCGTCGAGCTCGCGCTCAAGTTCCGACCAAACGACCGCCATGCCCAGAAAGGCACGGCCGTATGGAGTTGTCGTGTCGATCTTCTGGGTGATGCAAACAAAGTCGATGTTGTGTTTCCGAAGATCTTCGAGGAACGAGAAGTAATCACGTTTGTTCCGCGATAGCCGAGAGAGGCTATGAATCACGACCGCATTGAATTCCTTTAGGCGACGCTTCAACTCCTGGTAACCGGGACGCTTGTCTGTCCCACCGGAGCTGTGGCCCTCGACATCGGCGAAGACCTCGTATGTGTAGCCGTCATCCTCACACCAGCGGATGCAGGCGTCTCGCTGCATCTCTGGCGAGATATGCCGCACGCCCTTGTAGACCTGGGATTTGCGGATGTAGATCGCCGCCCGCTTGATGGTCGCTGAGTTCGCCACTAAGCCGCCTCTTTGTGCTCCGGATGGTTGCCCGCTGTTGCTCTGCGATGAGCAGCCCAGAACGCGCAGATAAGTTCCGCGTACGCCTGAATCGCGTCACCGCCCCGGGACTCACAACCGGGGTGTCGCGAAGGTAATCCCGAAGGCGTTGAGCTGTCAAGGGCTTGGATGCTCGACGTGATCGAGACGTTGGCAGGATTGAAATCATGAACCGGCTGGGCCGACTTCCGCCGAGGAGGCTTTTCCACTCGGGTTTTCCTCGCCTTCGCAGTAGGATCCAAGCTCTGGAACGACGAGCTTGGCTGCACGCGATCCGAATTGGGCGACGCGGCTCGACCGCTAGTCAGTCAGGTTTGTCCTGCGACATTGAAGGGGACAGACTCTGGCCCCTCAGAGGGGCCAGTGCGCGTCAAACCTGACCTCCGGCAGGTCTCCGGTCCCACCAATCGGGCTTGCCTATACAGTTCGCGGCGGCATAACCGTGCTCCGGACGGCCGGCAAGGCTGCCCAAAGGCGCACGAGCGGTGCCGTCGCTCAGCGCCCGTCGACCCACCTTCCACCAGATCGGTCCCCGCGACCCGAGTACCTGGAGTTGGTTCACGGTGGTCGTCCAGAAGACGCAGCAACGTTCCTCGGCCGGCAGCTGCTTGGCGAGGCCCTTGTGATAGGCCAGCTCCTTGTTCAACGAGGGAAACACGAACAGGATATGGCTATGGTCGGCGGCTATTCGCCTCACGAAGTAGCGGATATAGTTCGCCGACTTTCGGAGAAGGCGGTCGACGGATTCCGTACCCCGGTCCCACTCGAGGAAGAAGATGACTTCTCGGCCTGCAACCAGGTAGCGACCCCAGCCGTCAGGTGCTGGCGCATACTTTGGACCGGCATCCTCACGCAGCAGTCGCCGGCAACGCTCCTCGCCCACCCAGTGATACAGGCCCTCATTCGCCAGCGAGCCGCTGGCGACGGCCAGCGCGACGAAGAACGCGTTAGCTCCCAGGTCGTGCCCAACGTTGAAGCAATGATCGCGGTACTCCTCGGCTAGACGAACGAGCGGTCGCGGCTCCCGGCCAAGGCACGCTGCGAGCACCCCCGCCCCCCGCGGAGACAGCAGCAAGAGTGAGT is a genomic window containing:
- a CDS encoding replication-relaxation family protein, with the translated sequence TRDIAILMALSNYRYLDRDQVEQLFFPSRRVSQRRIKWLKDQGLIYRWLMIEPPGWTRLHSLLLLSPRGAGVLAACLGREPRPLVRLAEEYRDHCFNVGHDLGANAFFVALAVASGSLANEGLYHWVGEERCRRLLREDAGPKYAPAPDGWGRYLVAGREVIFFLEWDRGTESVDRLLRKSANYIRYFVRRIAADHSHILFVFPSLNKELAYHKGLAKQLPAEERCCVFWTTTVNQLQVLGSRGPIWWKVGRRALSDGTARAPLGSLAGRPEHGYAAANCIGKPDWWDRRPAGGQV
- a CDS encoding metalloregulator ArsR/SmtB family transcription factor encodes the protein MASSPLLNNPSLREFRAHYQALASITRLRILQYLAGIPEITVLELADAIGISQPRLSWHLRMLRRGQLVRARRVGRTIHYSLNREGLHAFQRELTTLIAPRPRVKALQHEWRQV
- a CDS encoding D-glycerate dehydrogenase, whose protein sequence is MSSVFVTLPLPSPGIDMLRERFEVTMMEAEGMPAETLKRHIAEADPIGIVGMVNVPITDEIMAAAPHLRVVANYAVGYNNVDVAAATRRGVLVTNTPGVLTDATADLAFALILAVARRVVESDRFLREGKFKGWKADLLLGSDVYGQVLGVIGFGRIGQAVARRGLGFNMSILYSDAHRASPEVESELRAQYVPLDELLRKADFVTIHADLNDQTRHLIGERELKLMGPEHYLINAARGPIVDEKALVRALKEGWIKGAGLDVYEREPKTEAGLTDCWNAVLLPHLGSATVTARAAMAETAAKNVIAAVEGQTPPNLVNPEALAVRH
- a CDS encoding Cof-type HAD-IIB family hydrolase; this encodes MRIRLLAIDLDGTLVNDRLEMDPRDVAAVKAATAAGVKVVLATGRMFKSSQRYAEPLGLTGPIINYQGAVVREIASGDIWSRCELTVPMQQRVLAFAEPRDWHVNAYVAEHVYTARARPEADLYARIAMVPYEVVGPLSKWVKQDSTKMVLVDLDPADVPKRIAELTDWMGDIGRVTRSLDWFVEVINPQVSKSRALAMVADRLGIAQAEVCAIGDNTNDEDMVSWAGFGVAMGQAPDALKAVANYVTGRIGEAGVAQVIERFVIGKEEPRMRA
- a CDS encoding AAA family ATPase — translated: MPASRTRRSTALVPKGFAAIAGHDRAISILRAHQRAGRLAHAYCLTGEEAIGKTAVARALAEELLLGEGQPSRLEVHPDFWSDDRPEAISIDEIRFHPERGAPTHEQSLQQFLSLKPFVAPLRVALLANAERMTEAAQNCLLKTLEEPPPNTVLVLTTAYPDHLLPTCLSRCQVIALSPVGRPAMVGFIKARQPNEAEAEALVGLAHGRPGWAARALTDRDWVVRIDRWAEQLAALAFEDVDGVLTYAARFGQGPQAEMRLVAADALRGFTAFLRDAMLLQAGVLSSMPAERRSALEAWSARVPVDHVRASLAAAQRTQLLIDQNVNPRLAMEVMLLDLRVRRPA